The Halotia branconii CENA392 region CAGATTATCGTGTTAGTAATTTGTTAGGAGATTTTGCAGGTAATCTCTGGGTAGGTTCTTGGCGAGGACTAGCGCGGATTGACCCTAACACAGGTAAAATTTTAGCTCGTGTAAGTTTACCAAATGTTGCCATTGGTGCTTTAGCTCAAGACAAAGTAGGGCGTTTATGGGTGGGTACTTATGAAGGATTGAAGCGAGTAGATCCTCGCACTAGTGAAATTACAGCGCAGAATTTATTTTTACCTTCCAAAAGAGTTTTGTCACTGCTGCTTGACAAACGTGGTTATTTATGGGCTGGAACCGATAATGGTTTAGCTTTAGTTAGTCCTGACCAAGGTCTAATTATGACGACAGTCAAAAATTTGCCTGGTGTTAGTGCCAATACTTTGACTTTGGATGCTGAAGGACAGCTGTGGGTGGGTACTCTTGATGGATTGGTACGGGTTAATACTGCCAACGCTTTCATTTTGAAACGAATCGACGATTTGCCAGGGACAACCGTGCAAGCTTTAGCAATCAGTCCTGAAGGATTAATTTGGGCTGGAATGCCGAATAATTTATTAGTAATTAACCCAAAAACTGGTGCAGTGTTGCGGTCTGTGACTCGTTTACGAGGTCGAAACGTGACAGCCATTCGTTTTGCCCAAGATGGTAGTGTTTGGGTTGGAACTCACAATGGTTTGTTACGATTAAATCCAAATACAGGAGCTGTATTAGACGAAGTTGCTGGACTTCCTTCTAGTCGAGTTCTTGCCCTTGTACCTAACATCGGTAATAAATTGTGGATTGGTACTAGTGAAGGTC contains the following coding sequences:
- a CDS encoding ligand-binding sensor domain-containing protein; this encodes MAMVSVFKGNITVKLFRQRTSLLMTSMLLGLIALPNIGIAIAASSAIAQTVDNSVAPPKTPDVKPSELTPSYPAAAPPPRVEPLPDDRGIEEREINTDYRVSNLLGDFAGNLWVGSWRGLARIDPNTGKILARVSLPNVAIGALAQDKVGRLWVGTYEGLKRVDPRTSEITAQNLFLPSKRVLSLLLDKRGYLWAGTDNGLALVSPDQGLIMTTVKNLPGVSANTLTLDAEGQLWVGTLDGLVRVNTANAFILKRIDDLPGTTVQALAISPEGLIWAGMPNNLLVINPKTGAVLRSVTRLRGRNVTAIRFAQDGSVWVGTHNGLLRLNPNTGAVLDEVAGLPSSRVLALVPNIGNKLWIGTSEGLAWLMPKMGSAKPHLAFSRAVK